A stretch of DNA from Acanthochromis polyacanthus isolate Apoly-LR-REF ecotype Palm Island chromosome 21, KAUST_Apoly_ChrSc, whole genome shotgun sequence:
acctataactttacatgtgtgatcagaatCCGGCCTTCTTTAGATACATAAgctgaaatacactctcagtcgcagcaccacctggtggatatGCATGGATTtgctgaccagcaaggatgcgaggaccaaccaacgctgcttgcagctttaatattaTCTCTTTTCTCACTTCCAAATGTGCAGTAATGCAACTTTTCCAGGAGCTGCCTTCAGCATCATCGTCCCTGATTCTGCTTTTTCATCACAGCATTCGTGTCTCATCGTAATgaacaagaacaaaaagaaaaacagtgtgaCCTTGTGTCTGAATGTTTCTGTGCCTGGAAGGTGAAGCTCCAACAGGcgttcattcacacacagaagTCACGGACTCTGCTCTCATAAAACATAACCAGCTGAGTGCCTTTGAGGATCATGTGAGTGAGAGAAGGCTGTAAAAGCTTTCTGCAGCTGTCCTCTGTGTTGTTGCAGCTGACTGTGTTTAATTTAATCCTTTGATTCGTGTACACGGACACGAAAAAGACGTGAATATTAAATCTTTGCATTTCACTTACAAACACAACTTTTATATCTTAATGCATTTTAAGTTTTTCGTGCTGTTTTGCCGGCACATGGCCACAGAAAAGTGCTTAATTTAATCTCTCTATTCACAAGATCATTTGCTACTTTCTGTTTCATACGCCCTTACTGAATTTGGTAAAAAGGCTGTTGTTTACTCTGCACCTTTTGCATAGAATATCTTGCAGAAAAACTGGAAATTTACCGAGTTCATCTCATTGAGCGCTTTCAAATCCAAACTGCGACTTCTTGAAGCCACAACATGCACTTTGTTTTCATAACTTGCTTGtaaataaattagttttttgctcgttttttaattctgttttagCTGTGTAATTTTGTTTGCAGGGTCGCCGGCTCAATTCCAGCATGCACATTTGGCCATGTTGGATCATTATTCTTGGATAGAAGCCACTGTGTCACATCAGGCTGCCAGAAGTAGAAACCTGCTTCGGACACAAGACATACTTCTAAACCAAAATCCACTTTTCTTTAATGGCAACAGTGTCCTGAACCCTCTAATGGCATTTTTCCATTACCACCTATTCAACTTGACTCGGTTTAGGTCATTTTCCATTACAGTTGAAGCATGGCAGCCTGGTCACAATGTTAGCATTGTGACCAGGCTGCCGAAAAAGCCAAAGTAAGTTTGGATTTTTCTTCTTCCAAACTGACACATATGCAAGTTTATTTACACGTTTTCCTGAATTTGTGAGAGATATATTTAACcatatatgtaaatatttttttttactcggTTTTGTTTTCCCAGGAAGTCATGAACTTTGTCACGTCTAGCTAACGAGCTAGACGTGACAAAGTTCAAAGTTGTCTACATACAGGAGAAAACGTTTCTTTGAAAATACACTGGTTTGTTTAAGATGAGCTTGCCACCAATGAGATACGTAATGTAAAAGTTTCTTGAAGTCACAAAACACTCACCGGTTTTTGTGAAGGAGTCACTCTCGTGTGTCGTCACTCCCCGCCCCAAACAatggcctgcactctgtagacgcCTCATTATCGGCTGCACTCTGCTGGAACCCCGGCTGAGTAGGTACTACAAATACTACTTGGTACCAGGTGCTAAtcctaatggaaaacctcacaaaccgagAAGGGTTGAGCCGAGTAGGTACTGGTGGAAAAGCTCCATAAGTGCATCAGCTGCCTTGTTACCTTGTTAGTTATGTGtcgatcggcgttggtttgtcagtctgtctgtctgttcacaacattattcaaaaatgggataacagatttggatggaagtttcagggaatgtcagaaatgacacaaggaccaggtgatgagattttgtcagtgatgcagcttatagtctggatccacggacctgtcaaaaatttctgtatcattttgcGATAGCAgtacggcatcactgtaaccataaCAACAAGTAAatgctatgtcagctgcctgctgatgatcacatgattgtggtcCTATttcaaatccaccgctgtggaatTATCCGGACTTATCTGtttgaaatgatacaaggaacaattgattaagttGTGGAGGTGTTGTGTGGattcccatcaattcccgctacatatttagatcatgcGATTCGgaatccgtacataacatacacatgcaaaacacacacctttgctcagtgcaaggtcattttgtttgtgggtacatctatattaagtggacacattctatgttgtttgatttctgatcatcgataactaataaataaatgctgcattaaaaatgctttatttctgACAATACCATacgggggaatgaacagccttggaagAGTACTAAGAACTTCTCTTGTTTTGATCTTTGCCAGCCGgtaaacaaaaccctgaagtATTGATGCGGTCTGACACCACAgtaactgcactaaaaaaaatcatttatcaTCTTCGGTGCTGCTCTTGAtgattttccaaagaaaactgctctgatTGAATaaccaaccacacaaacaaactgtgAAACTATGAGGATGTGGAGAAATCACAGCGAATAAGGAAGAAACAGAAAGGGAACTCTACGCttcatgtgttttgtgttttacttggCTTATTTTCTCATTGAAAGTGGTTCAGCAAGTCAAACTCGATCGTGTCCATCCTTAAAACTTCCCCTTTGGGAGTGTTGCCTGTTATCTGTCTTCCTTGTTGTTGATTTGTTTTATCCCCAACACATCGACATGATTTTGTAGAAATGAGGAAGACTTAATCTAACACTGTGAGCCCTGACGAGCTCGTATTTCTTGACTGTCGACTCTGGTGAAACCGTGACACCGGACTGAATATGTTCTTCAaaattatatttcttttttctggaGCTGTTTGCATCTGTGCAGAAAGTAAGTTtggctttttcttcttctaaactGACACATATGCAAGTTTCTGAATTTGCGAGAGATATATTTAACCgtatatatagtttttttttaactcggtTTTGTTTTCCCAGGAAGTCATGAACTTTGTCACGTCTTTGGATGCTTTGATTCAAGTGACACTCAACTCTGTCTGACACTGGATGATGATGAAGTCTACTATGCAGACTTTAAAAAGGGGGTTCTTATTTGGGATGGCAAAATACCTACAAGTTTTCAGGTTTCCTGGGCCTACGAGTATGCACTAAAATACCGAACTATATGCAGAAATGACATGCAAACGTGGAAACGAGACGAGTCAACTACAAAGAAGAAAGGTATGAGATAACCTGTTACCGATCGCTGTTTGCCTTTTGATACTGTTAATatttagcacatttttattgtataaATCAtcccagaactggaggacattttatgtcccagccatcaaatttcaaataatccatgtacaaaatactaaagcaTGCTGTTGACGTGTAAATGCACTTACCCTGAGCCCAAATCTAGAACAACtagaagaaaagaatgtttgagaatatttttaaaaatatcaaataagtctggagttccccctaaaatgccttTTTACTCGTTTTTCTTGTTGttccccctgatgaccaaacatCTGATGATAAAACAGTTGATGCATTGATGagtcattgatgtctcttgttgttgtgggaacatttttttaatcaacataatattttagcaATAATTATTATGTATGGAGCGTTTGTCCCACAGTACGCACCCAACTCTGGTGATGACGTTTCTTACCTTttatgtcttgcttttgttgttttgtgtcttgttttgtcatttttgtcttgtttttgtcattttcttgtcttcgtttgtctttttatgtcttgtttttgtcattttgtgtcttgttttgtcgtcaacatcatcaaactgttttcctaaagaatgtgtagatcaaagctatgtcctctcttctattttccatattttcatcacattgtcagccttgattgaacgtATCAcgctacctcatattatcaggatcagactcattctttggactgttttccatcagtcagtttgtcctcttggtcagcagtagcagctagctaaatatctagcttctactgctgagaaaaagatcacattagcatggattagcaaccctgttactgtgattagattAGGGttagaaacaacacagaaaacatggaataaaaatgctaccattgatgtggaagctgagccaatcaagcctttgatagtttattacctattattgatgaatgtgaagcagaaaattgtaaacgagaaggtttatttttcaaacattttgaagctcaaatgtcctccaattctggaatgacacggatatggaaaaatgaaaaagtaaattaaatcCTTTAACCCTCAGTGCCACCAGAAGTCATCATCTACCCCAGAGATGATGTGATAAAAGAGGAGGATAACACCCTCATCTGCTTCATCAACCACTTCTTCCCTCCCATAATGAACGTTACATGGACCAAGAATGACGTGGAGGTCGCAGAGGAAACTCCTTTTGTAAAATTCTTACCCAATCCTGACGGGACGTTTCATTTTTTCTCCCGTCTGGACTTCATCCCGAAAGAGGGAGACATCTACAGCTGCACGGTGGAACATGAAGCCCTGGAGAACCCGCAGACCAGGTTTTGGGGTGAGAACAAAGAAACTTCATGTTTTGTAGTTTCCTGAAAATCACTTTAAGATTTAAAGGTTTTTAACTTTAGATTGAAACTTTTTTCTCCTGTCCTCTGCAGAAGTTGAAATAGAGGAAGCCAGCAGTGGTCCAGCTATCTTCTGTGGACTTGGTCTGACTCTTGGAGTTTTGGGAGTTGTTGGAGGAATGTTCTTTTTTGTGAAAGGAAACCAGCATCAGGGCGTCCTGGACCCTGCTGGTTAAGACCTAACAGCACTCTGATTGTTTCAgctttggtttgtctgtctgtacagggtgaaaacaaaaactgcaaaatgtctTTAATAAACATGAAACGTAGATGAAGCTGAATGACTGTAAATCTGTCAGAAAGTAATGCTTGTCTTTATAATTTGTATTGTCACTTGTTTATCTCTTTTGCTTTGTACATTCATCACTATTTTGTTTACAATTTACAACTCAGAAAAAATGCATAATTTACACTTCATATTTGCATCATTATTCTTTATTTGGAGGAGTGTGTGTATCCTATGTTGTGCATGAATAACAAATAAAGGTTGACAACTTTAACTTCACCTCATTCCTTCATTGAACATGCACCAACATCACTGTTAATAATACAAAACTTAAGCATTTCTACCACTACACTTACTTTCTGCTGCAGTGAGTTGACCTGCTGGAGGTTGGCTGGTGTGTGAGTTGGTTGTTGTCCAACTTCCTGGAAGAAAAATTCCCTACTCAATCACTCTGCAGTGAAACTGATGGGAGATACTGGGTAGACTGCTGGTCCAAATATTTGTGGGAAGTTTTTTCACCAAAGCATTTGAACATGTCACGCACCTTTGATTTAGTGATAGCCAGTTATGTCGTACTTGGGCTGTAGCTCATGTGTTCTTTCatactatccatccattctccatgcaccgctttatcctcactagggttgcagggggtgcttgagtctatcccagctgactcgagcgaaggcaggggacaccctggacaggtcgccagtctgtcgcagggctctTTCATACTAGGtaactaaaaatacaaagtTATTCATGGTCGACAGAGTGACTTTTACTGCTGCTCAAAGAAAGTTCATCATCCCGTCTAATGAACCTCAGTATGCTGCAGTATTTCTTGCAGCTTTCATCAGATGAGACTTACATGTGTAGGTAATGATGTGATACTACATCAGCTGTTATTTTCTGCTGAAAAAACCTGCTGGGCTGATACAGTCATAAACAAAAGTTTACACAGACCTGTAAAGACCACATATATCATGAGAggcttgagtttccaatgactcctggAACTCCAAGAACTTTGAAATGTCTATGATGGAATCATAACAACACATGAATCTGTCACAAGAAAACGATTGTGTATTTTGGTTGTTTCGTAGATTTATTATACATCTTCTGAAAATATGATGAAATTTGTGgggtcaaaaatatactgacaacaatgttaatatttggttaaatgccCTTTGACCATTTTAAACCTTGTTTATGCCCTTTTGGTTtccatccacaagcttctggtttatctttgatttacctcttgacagaattgatgcagttcaactaaatttgttttacttgtttCCTTATcggtccacaggttcttgagtGGTTATGGTCAGGACTTTATGGAGACCAGTATaaaccttcattctagcctgattgaaacatgtgtgtttgggctcattgtcttgttgaaacatccaactgtgtccaagatcaactttttgctgatggttttaggttttcctgaagaatgtggaggtaatcctctttcttcattattccatttactttctgtaaagctccagttccacagagcatgatactgccaccaccatgcttgatagTAAGTTTGATGTTTtaggggttaaaggcctcactttctctcctccaaacagatttctgctcattttttgttcatgactgtgtgtgtgtgtgtgtgtgtgtgtgtgtgtgtgtgtgtgtgtgtgtgtgtgtgtgtgtgtgtgtgtggaggtgtgtgtgtgtgtgtgtggaggtctgtgtgtgtgtgtgccttccACAGACACACCATCCCATCAAAGATCAGTGATTACTAGAACAGTCATTGTTATATAGTTCATACACGTCTTGACTCTATTCCTCAGTTTAACAGTATTTCACATAATTAAATCAACTTTTGCTTTTAGCACAtcccaccaaaaaaatattgctcTACACTGTTTGATTTGGGAAAAAATTATAAGCACTGCACACAAGCATGGATGGCTGCTGCATGACATTAGAAGACGATGATGGTGGTTAATACAGATTATTATTGagaagtacacacacacacacacacacacacacacacacacacacacacacacacacacacacacacacacacacacacacacacacacacactgtgttttcctaCCATTGTagggatctaccattgactcccattcatatctaacccctaactcTTACCccaaccttaacccagaccaaaacaatgcctaaccctaaagaaaagtttttgcatttttacttttttcagtaacaacaacatggtcaagaaaacactgtttccatttgtggggacccaaatgaggtccccacaaatgacatgttttttgggtttcctatggttgtggggacatttggtccccacaagtatagccagaacctgggcacacacacacacacacacacacacacacacacacacacacacacacacacacacacacacacacacacacacacacacacacacacacacacacacagacatatcatgaacaaaaactgagcagaaatctATTTGGAGGAGAGAATGAGGGCTTTAACtgcaagaacaccaaacctaccatcaagcatggtggtggcattatCATGCTCTGtgaaactggagctttacacaaagtaaaaaaatataatcatGAGGatggaggattacctccacattccttcaggaaaacctaaaaccatcagcagaaggttgatcttggacacagttggatgtttcaacaagacactgagcccaaacacacatcagacgtggtaaagaagtGGTTCAGTCAGGTTAGGATGAAGGTTTAGACTGCTCTCCATAAAGTCCTGAGTTAagcccatcaagaacctgtggactgatgaagaaacaagcaaaacaaatttaGTTcaactgcaccaattctgtcaagaggagagTCAAAGATCGAACCAATCAAAGATCAACcaattcagaaacagatttaattttaataaaatcacatgctttattttgtgattgtgttaatacagtttaaaatacGTCACACTCACTACATTCATACATCTTATTAAGGCTGCTGCTCTTCACTGACTGACTGGAACCACCATGCAGGAATAAATCCACCACCTCTGTAAATACATGTAGATACTAACAACTGAACTGTCCATACTGTGTTTAAATGTACCAAAATTCACTAGAAATAGTTTTTATGtctatatttctgttttgtttctgtcgtCAGATGTTGGAACTGACATTAAATATGATCACAGCCGTTCAGTCTACGAGGCTCCATCTGGAGGGATGAGTTCCACAGGAATCATCACTCGTCCTGTTAAAATCACAAGAACCACAAATATTCACAACAGAGGCCAAATGTTTATCATTAGTTGATTACATTTCCGTTAATGTCCTCACCTTGGCAGACAGTCATGTATGCAGCAGACTTTTTCTTGTAGTAAATCAATCCACAGaccaaaacagcaaaaccaaGCATGAGTCCACACAGTCCGACAGCAATTTGAATTCGTTGTGCCACAGGAAGGGAGGGGTCTGAAACAGAGAGGCCAGAAGATCCTGATATTGATGCATCTTGTATTTGCTCATCCTGTGTTTATTGTGCATCACAAAGGAGAACTTACCCCAGACCACGAGTGCTGGTTCAGAGAGGCTGTAGTGTTCCACCATGCAGGTGATGTTTTCTCCATGAGTCGGGGTGAACTCCAGGTAAGAATGAATCTGGTAGTAAAACTCCCCATCAGGCCTCGCCAGAGAGGAACTGATACCTGAGGTCACTTCCTGTCCGTTCTGCAACCACGTTATCTTAATTTGTTTTGGGTAAAAATTGTAAGCGCTGCACACAAGCATGGACGGCTGCTTCACTGCTTTCAGTCTGATGGTCGGTGCGGATGTAAGAGCATCTGTAAAAAGttaaacttttacattttttatctgaaaaacaaacattggtTGGTGATCACATATTTGTATGTTGGAGAAGTATATCATAAATTACCTGTAACACAATAAGTATTGTTCTGTTTTGGATCGTATTGTGAATATTCCAGTTCTAATAATAAATTCCTTTTCATGTCAGACTATTTGTCTCACCAACATAAACACTGGCTCTGTTCCGTTTAGTGTC
This window harbors:
- the LOC110945469 gene encoding rano class II histocompatibility antigen, A beta chain-like, with protein sequence MHINSFLFCAVFSLFSPVFSAEDFYQSRGCCTFRGPNFEDTEFIIKFYFNENLMMEYNSTRGNWTGSTNYSFEIVKTWNSDPYAALTRALEKKTLCEGSLDYIRDLDALTSAPTIRLKAVKQPSMLVCSAYNFYPKQIKITWLQNGQEVTSGISSSLARPDGEFYYQIHSYLEFTPTHGENITCMVEHYSLSEPALVVWDPSLPVAQRIQIAVGLCGLMLGFAVLVCGLIYYKKKSAAYMTVCQGRVMIPVELIPPDGAS